Genomic DNA from Streptomyces venezuelae:
AGGTCAGGTGGGGTCCGGCTCTTCGGGGTCGGGCCCTTGGTTTTTTTCCCGTGCTGGGATGGGGGTGCCCGTGCCGGGATTTGTGTGAGCGGGGCGCCGACCGAGCTGTGACGGTAGTGCGGACGTGGCACTTTTCCTACTCGTTTGACACACTCGGGGTATGGGTGAGACGACGTACAGCATCGGGGAAGGTCCGGCGACGCGGGTGAGCCTGTCGCTGCCCGAAGGGACCGCGGAGGCGATCCGGGCGCGGGTGGGGAAACGGGAGTTCTCCGCGTTCATCACCCAGGCGGTCGAGCGTGAGCTGCGCGGGCAGATCCTGGACGAGTACCTGGCGGACTACGAGAGCCGCAAGGGGCCGGTCTCCGAGCAGGCTCGGCAGGGGGCGCGGCAGGTCTTCGACGAAGTGTTCGCCGAGGAGGCGGAGTGGCCCGCCGCAGGCTGAGTCACGAGGGGACGTTGGTCCTCGACAGCGAGGGACTCTCGAAGCTGCTCGCCGACGACGAGCAGGTGGTGGCTCTGATCGCCGAGGCACGCTCGCGCGGCATGGAGGTCGTGATCAGTGCGCTCGCCATCATCGAAGCGGTCCATGCCCGTACGAACAAGTCCCGCCTGAATTGGGTGCTTTCCGGGCTGCGGGTCGTCCCGGTCGGTGACGAGGAGGCGAGGGCGGCCTCGAAGCTGCTGACGAATGCCGGGTTGCACGGGCACAAGTACGCGATCGATGCGGCGGTCGCCGAGGCGGCGCTGCGGCAGCACCGTCCCGTGGTCATGCTGACGTCCGATATCGACGACATGGCCAAGCTGTGCGGTGAGCGGGTCCGGCTCGTGGCGGTGTGATTTCGCTTGGTTCGGCTCAGTAGGAGCGGGGCCCCTAGGGGCTCCAGTGGCCGAGGAAGGGCTTGAGGTCGTCGCCGCTGGGCTTCGGCGGCGTGGGCAGCTTTGGTGCTGAGACGGACTCGGTGAGGTGTTGGAGGTGCGCGTCCGCGAATGCGAGCCACGCCCCGATCTCGGTCCGTCCCTGTCCGGGCGGCAGTGATGTGGCGCGGTCGCGTACTGCTGTGACGTATTCGGTCAGGTGGTTGGCCTTGTGCCAGGCGTCTGCCTGTTCTCCGAGGTGTTTGACGCGACAGGCGTGGGCGTCGTCGGCGCGGGCTTCCTGCATGGCGGCCTCCCACCGCTTTTGCCGCACCTCTCTGGCTTGTCGGTCTGCGAGAGGTTTACGTTCCGCGGCTTCGCCGCGCAGGCCGACCGGACACGGGGTCCGTCTGCCGCACACCGATCATCCTTTCCCCCGGCTCAACGCGCCCGGCACGGGCCCGGCTCCTCGGAGTCGGGCCCGTCTCGTTGCCCCGGTGAGGCGCCCCCCGAGGCGGCTCACGACCCGCGTTTCCAGTCGCGGCGTACCTGTTCGCGCTGGCGGGCGTCGATGCGTTCGCCGATCCACTCGTTCTCCGCGGTCAGTTTGCGGAAGCTCTCCAGGCGGCGTCGGGAGATCTCGCCCTCCTCGACCGCGGCCAGCACCGCGCACCGGGGTTCCGAGGTGTGGGAGCAGTCGTGGAAGCGGCAGGAGGCGGCCAGTTCCTCGATCTCCGAGAAGAGCATGGCCAGGCCGTCCGCCGCGTCCCACAGGCCGACGCCACGCAGGCCGGGGGTGTCGATCAGGGTGCCGCCGCCCGACAGGAGGAGCAGGTCCCTGCGGGTCGTGGTGTGCCGGCCCTTGCCGTCGCTGTCCCGGGCCGCCCTCACCTCCTGGATCTCCTCGCCGACCAGTACGTTGGCGAGGGTCGACTTGCCCGCGCCCGACTGGCCGAGCAGCACGGACGTGCCGTGCGACACGTGCGAGCGCAGGGTGTCGAGGCCGTGCCCCGTCCGTGCGCTGACGGCGAGCACCGGTACGTTCGGGGCCGCGCCGCGGATGTCCGAGGCGAGGTGGTCCAGGGTCTGCTCGTCGTCGACGAGGTCGGACTTCGTCATGACGACCATCGGCTGCGCACCGCACTCCCAGGCCAGCGCCAGGAAGCGTTCGATCCGCTCCAGTTCGAGCTCCACTGCGAGCGACACGGCGATGACGGCGTGATCGACGTTGGCCGCGAGGACCTGGCCCTCGGAGCGTTTCGTCGAGGTGGAGCGCACGAAGGCGGTGCGGCGGGGCAGCAGGGCGCGGATCGCGGGCGGTTCGGTGTCGCGGTCGAGTGCGACCCAGTCGCCGGCGCAGACGGCCCACATGGGGTCGCGGGGGGCGACGGGGTTCGGGTCGGATCCGAGCAGCACGGTGGAGCGTCCGTCGGCGGCGGGGGTCACCACCTCGCAGAGGCCGCGTTCGACCCTGACGACCCGTCCGGGCGACAGCCCCTTCGCGGCGTACGGAGCGAAATCGGCTTCGACCCCGGCGTTCCAGCCGTACGCGGCCAGTGGGTGAGAGGCCTCGGGCTCTGTCAACGAATCCACCCTTCATACGGCAGTTTCGTCCGAGCGTACCCGCGGTCCGGATTGCGTCGGCAGGTCCGCTGATTACGGCTGTTGTCATCGCTCTGCTTATGGGGAGTGAACGCCGTACGCGCCGTGCGGTCAACATATGGGGCCGGGCCGTCCATTCGTCATTACTCCGCCGTTTCATCGACAGTGACGTGTTTTCCGTTTGCTCCCGTTTCGGCACCTGAAGTGTTGCCGCGTAACAGAAACGTGATGTCAGTCCGGGTGTTCCCGGAGGTCGGGCCTTTCCATAGTTGGCGGCCGTGGGGCGGGTTACCGAGGAGACGGGGAACTGCATGCGTGCAATAAGGGTCACTGGATGGATGGCAGGGGTGGGGGCCCTGGTTCTGACCATGTCGGCTTGCGGCGGCGGGGAGACCCAGCGGACCGCAGCCGACGGCGGGACCTTCCGCTTCGGCTTGACCGAACCGGCCGCGATCGACCCCGGTCTCGCGTCGGAGACAACGGGACTCATCGTCTCCGAGGTGCTGTTCTCCGGCCTGTACCGGGTCAATCCGAAGGGTGAACTCGAGCCGCGGCTCGCCACGTCGGCCAGCACGAACGACGACTGCACGCAGTGGAAGTTCACCATCAAGGGCGGCACGAAATTCACCAACGGTGAGACCGTCGACGCGGAATCCTTGATTCGTGGCTGGAACCGTACGGTGAGCCCGGCACTCGCCTCCGATGTCTCGTACCACCTCGACGGCATCAAGGGGTACGAAAAGGTCCGCAGCGGAAAAGCGAAGCGGATGAGCGGACTGACCGCACCCGACGCCACCTCGCTGCGGGTCGACCTCTCCGCGAGTGACTGTGAGTTCGACAAGAAGACGGCGCACACGGCCTTCAGCCCCATTCCCGAGGCGGCCGCGAAGAGCGACAAGGAGTTCGCGGACCTGCCCATCGGGAACGGGCCGTTCAAGATGGCGGGCAAGTGGGACCACAACAAGAAGATCTCCCTCGTCCGCAATGACGCCTATGGACTCAAGAAGGCGAAGCTCGGCGGGATCGACATCACGCTCGTCAACAGCCAGAGCATGTTCGACCTCGAGTACCAGGGCTTCCAGACGGGGATCTTCGACTACGCGCACGTGCCGCCGGGGCAGCTCTCCAAGGCCGAGGCGCAGTACAAGCCCGCCGGCAAGTGGATGTCCCAGGACGTCAACGGCATGAACTACCTCCTGCCGATCACCGACCAGGGGCCGCTCAAGAGCCGGGACGCCCGCCTCGCGATCTCGTACGCCATCGACCGGCAGGCCATCACCAAGGGCCTGTACAAGGGGTACCAGCGCCCGGCCTCGTCCATCGTCCCGCCCGCACTGCCGAAGTCGTACCAGGACGGGCTGTGCACGTCGTGCCTCAAGCAGGACGCCGCGAAGGCGAAGGCACACGCGAAGAAGGCGGGCCTGAAGCCGGGGGACGAACTGTCCCTCGTGTTCAACACCGGTGTCGGGCACGACCAGTGGATCCAGGCCGCGGCCAAGCAGATCGAGGACACCCTCGGGCTCAAGGTGAAGGTGAAGGGAACGACCTTCACGGAAGGGCTCGAGAAGGAACAGAGCGCCGAGGCCACCGGCCTGTTCCGTTACTCCTGGGGCGCCGACTACCCGACGCCGGACAACTATCTCTACCCCTTGCTGCACTCGAACTCGATCGCCAAGGACAAGTCCGGAAAGGTCATGGGCGACAACCGCAGCCGCTACCACAACCCCGAGTTCGACGAACTGGTGGAGCGGGGCCGTGCCACGAAGGACGAGAAGAAGCGCATCGCCGTCTACAAGCAGGCCGAGAAGGTCGCGATGGACGACATGGCGCTGATCCCCACCTTCCAGAGGTCCGAGTACCGGCTCGCGGACAAGAAGAAGTTCGCCGGCCTCGACGTCCTGTCGTTCGGTGAGAGCCCGTACTTCGAGGGGATCGAGCTGCGGAAGTAACCGGCAGCCGGACAGGGAGTGCAGAGAACCATTCGCGTACGGGAGTAGGGACAACATGGGACGCTATATCGCCCGGCGCCTCGGACAGATGGTGCTCGTCCTCATCGGGACGACGGTGGTTCTCTTCCTCTGCCTCTTCGTGTTGCCGGGGGACCCGGCCAGCTCTCTCGCCGGCGGCGAGAACGCCCATGACCCGGTCGTCGTGGCCGAGTTGAAGGAGCGATTCGGCCTCGGCGAGCCGCTCTACCAGCAGTACTTCCACTATCTGGTCAACCTTCTCTCCGGCGACCTGGGCGAGGATTACGTACAGCGGCGTGAAGTGAGCGAGATTCTCGCGCCGAAGCTGCTGAACACCGCTCAGCTCGCCCTCGCCGCGATCGTGGTCAACGCCGTCGTCGGAGGGACGGTCGGCATGATCGCGGCCCTGCGGCGGAACAGCATCTGGGACGTCTCGGCGACGTTCGTCTCCACGCTGGCGATCGGCTTCCCCACGTTCGTCATCGGCTTCCTGCTGCAGAAGTTCTTCGTCGTCGAACTGGGGTGGTTCCCGCTGCTCAGCACCGGCGACCTCCGATCCCTGGTGCTGCCGGCGGTGAGTCTGGCCATCGTCGACGCGGCGCTCGTGGCCCGGCTCATGCGCGGAACCATGGTGGAGGTGATGCGGGCCGACTACATCAAGACGGCCGTCGCCAAGGGGTTGCCGCCCCGGGTCGTGCTGGTCCGGCACGTGCTGCGCAACTCCGTCATCCCCGTGGTCACGTATCTGGGCATCTCCCTCGGCCTGCTGATGGGTGGAGCCCTGATCACCGAGGCGATCTTCAACTGGGACGGAGTGGGCCTGGCCCTGGTCGACGCGGTCCGTCAGCAGAACAACCCCATCATCCTGGGGGTGGTGACGTACGGCGTCGCGGTGTTCGTCGTACTCAGCATGCTCGTGGACCTGCTCTGCGCGGCCCTCGATCCGCGCATCCGGGAAAGCTGACGACGGCCGTGGCACCGGCCCCGACGAAGGAACCCCATGAGTGAGCTGATCAAGAGTCCGGTCGAGCTCCCGGACGTCCCGTCACCGGCGCGCCCGCGCACCGCGGGCGGAACGGCGGAGCAGGCGGGTGAGGAGACGACCGCCGGGCCGGCGACGTCCTACTGGAAGGTCGTGTGCAGCACCTATCTGCACAACAAGCTTGCCGTGCTGGGCCTCGTCATCGTCACCGTCCTGGCCCTGACGGCCGCCTTCGGCCCCTTCCTGACACCGCACGACGCCTACGCGCAGGATCTGAACAACACGATGGCGGGGCCGTCGGCCGAGCACTGGTTCGGGACGGACGGACTGGGGCGTGACCTGTTCGCGCGGCTGGTCGTCGGCACACGTCTCGCCCTGCTGATCGGACTGGCATCCATCGCGCTGACCTGCGGCGTCGGCGTGCTGCTCGGAGCTCTCGCCGGATACGCGGGCCGCTGGATCGACTCTGTGATCATGCGGACGGCCGATGTCTTCCTGGCGTTTCCGCTGCTGGTCGGTGCGATCACCATCATCCTCGTGACCGGTCAGGGAGTCTGGCCGGTCATCGTCGCGCTGGCGCTGTTCTCCTGGGCGACGGTGGCTCGCCTGCTGCGCAGCTCGATCCTCACCGTCCGCGAGGCCGATTACGTCGCCGCGGCGCGCGCCTTGGGCGCCGGCCACACCCGGATCGTGCTGCGGCACATCCTGCCCAACTCGATCTCCCCGGTCCTCATCTACGCCGCGTTCAACACCGGAACCGCGATCGTCGGCGTGGCCTCCCTCTCCTTCCTCGGCATCGGAGTCGCACCCGGCGTCCCGGAGTGGGGGAACATCCTGGCCGAGGGTCGCCAGTTCATCGGCGTCAGCGATCACCTGTGGGTCTTCCCCAGTCTGGCGATCATCCTGACCGTGCTGGGCTTCGTCTTTGTCGGTGACGGGCTGCGCGACGCCCTTGACCCCAAGCTGCGCTGAAGGAGGAGGACGTGAAGACCATCTTTGAGAAGGCTCCCGCGCCGAGCCCGCGCGGCACGGACGAGAGGGGACTGCCCCTGCTCGAGGTCCGCGACCTGCACGTGGAGTTCACGACCCGGGACGGTGTGACCAAGGCCGTCAACGGCGTGAACTACAGCGTCGGCGCGGGTGAGACGCTCGCGGTGCTCGGTGAGTCGGGCTCCGGCAAGTCCGTGACCGCCCAGGCGATCATGGGCATCCTCGACATGCCGCCCGGCAAGATCCCGCAGGGCGAGATCCTCTACCGCGGTCAGGACATGCTGAAGATGAGCGGGGAGGAGCGCCGGAAGATCCGCGGCCGGAAGATCGCGATGATCTTCCAGGACGCGCTCTCCGCCCTGAACCCGGTCCTCACCGTCGGTTTCCAGCTCGGTGAGATGTTCCGGGTGCACCAGGGCTTGTCCAAGAGGGAAGCGAGGCACAAGGCCGTCGAGCTGATGGACCGGGTGCGGATTCCGGCGGCCGAGGAGCGGGTCGGCGACTATCCGCACCAGTTCTCCGGCGGTATGCGCCAGCGTGTCATGATCGCGATGGCGCTGGCCCTGGAGCCGGATCTGATCATCGCGGACGAGCCCACCACGGCGCTCGACGTGACGGTCCAGGCGCAGGTCATGGACCTGCTCGCGGAGCTCCAGCGCGAGTACGACATGGGCCTGATCCTGATCACGCACGACCTCGGCGTCGTCGCCGACGTGGCGGACAAGATCGCCGTCATGTACGCGGGCCGGATCGTCGAGACCGCTCCGGTGCACGAGCTGTACCGGAGCCCGGCGCATCCGTACACCCGTGGCCTTCTCGACTCGATCCCGCGCCTGGACCAGAAGGGCCGCGAGCTCTACGCGATCAAGGGGCTGCCGCCCAACCTCACGCGTGTGCCCAGTGGTTGTGCCTTTCACCCTCGCTGCCCGCGGGCGCAGGACATCTGTCGCGCGGACGTTCCGGTGCTGCTGCCGGTGACGGAGCGGGACGGCGTGGCACCGGCCGGCCGGGCCAGTGCGTGCCACTTCCCGGAGGAGACGATCCATGGCTGAGACGTCGGCCGAGCGTGGTGAGCCGATCCTGCAGGTCCGCAACCTGGTGAAGCACTTTCCTCTGACGCAGGGAATCCTGTTCAAGCGGCAGATCGGTGCGGTCAAGGCCGTCGACGGTGTCTCCTTCGACCTGTACCAGGGCGAGACGCTGGGCATCGTGGGCGAGTCCGGTTGTGGCAAGTCCACGGTCGCCAGACTGTTGATGACCCTGGAGCGGGCGACGGCGGGTGAGGTGTTCTACAAGGGTCAGGACATCACGAAGCTGTCCGGGCGGGCGTTGAAGGCGGTCCGCCGGAACATCCAGATGGTGTTCCAGGACCCGTACACGTCCCTCAACCCCCGTATGACGGTGGGTGACATCATCGGGGAGCCCTTCGAGATCCACCCGGAGGTGGCCCCGAAGGGTTCGCGCCGTCAGAAGGTCCAGGACCTCCTGGACGTGGTGGGTCTCAACCCGGAGTACATCAACCGCTACCCGCACCAGTTCTCGGGTGGTCAGCGTCAGCGCATCGGCATCGCGCGCGGTCTGGCCCTGAATCCTGAGATCATCATCTGCGACGAGCCGGTCTCGGCCCTGGACGTGTCCGTCCAGGCGCAGGTCATCAACCTGATGGCCAAGCTCCAGGACGAGTTCAACCTGTCCTACCTCTTCATCGCGCACGACCTGTCGATCGTCCGGCACATCTCGGACCGCGTGGGCGTGATGTACCTCGGGAAGATGGCGGAGATCGGCTCGGACGAGCAGATCTACGAGCACCCGACGCACCCGTACACGCAGGCCCTGCTGTCCGCGGTGCCGGTTCCGGACCCGGAGTCGCGTGAGGGGCGTGAGCGGATCATCCTCACCGGTGATGTGCCGTCCCCGGCGAATCCGCCGTCGGGCTGCCGCTTCCGCACGCGGTGCTGGAAGGCGGAGGACAAGTGCGCGAAGGAGATCCCGCTCCTGGCGATCCCCGAGCGTTTCAAGGGTCAGGACACCCCGGCGGCACACGAGTCGGCCTGCCACTTCGCCGAAGAGAGAACGGTTCTCGTCAGTCAGGGAAGTGGCCGTGCCACGACAGGAGGTTCATCCGCCTGAGGTCACCGCGCGGACGCCGACATCTGCATCACACCGGAGCGGTAGGCGAACGAGACCAGCTGGGCCCTGTCCTTGAGTTCGAGTTTGTTGCGCAGCCGGTAGACATGCGTGCGTACGGTGGCGATGCCGATGGCGAGATCGATGGCCACCTGCTCCGTCGACAGGCCCTTCGCGATCAGCGACAGCACCTGGCGCTCCCGGGGCGTCAACGCGGCGGCGACAGGCTGCAGTTGACCCTCGGGCCTGCTGTCCTGCCGCCGGAACCAGTTGACCAGCCGCTCGGCGACCCTGGGTGCCAGCATCATCTGTCCTTGGGCCGCCGAGTGGACCGCCGAGACCAGCTCGGCGCGGTCCACCTCCTTGACGAGCAGACCGGTCACCCCCGCGTGCAGGACCGCGGAGATCACTTCGTCGCTGTCGTCCATCGTGAAGGCGACGACCTGAGGGGCGGGCGAGAACTTCTCCTCGTGGAGTCGCTTGACCATTTCCAGGCCGGAGATCCCCACCAGGTCGAGACTGGTGATGATGACGTGCGGACGGCGCGTACGCGCAATCATCATCGCGTGTATGCCGGAATCGGTTGAGTCGATGACCCGAATTCCTTCTTCGGAAGCCAGAATCGCACTGATTCCGTTCCGCACGACCGGCAATTGGTCGCAGACGAGAACATCTATGGGCATTCTCTATTTCGCCTCCCGTGAGTGGGTTCCACGGGAATACGCACGGCGTTGCCGGAATGACTACACGCACTGTTCGGGCAGCCGCACACGTCCCCAATGATTTCGCGGCTGTGTGCGGTGTGGCCCCCCGTGACCGAACTCCCAGTTTTCCCCCGTGTGCACCTTTCGTAACTGCAAAGGTGTGACAGGTTCAAGCATTGCGGAACGAAGTAGCCAGGTCAAGGCTTGACTTTCATGGAAGAGGGTTCGAAGGCGGCCTTCAGGGCGTGGAAGTGACGCTCGCCGACGGCTTGATCTCGCCCTCTTCCTCGTCCGCTCCGTGGGACTCGTGGACCGCCTCCAGGTTCCGCGCATCCCGCACGACGAACAACAGTGCAGGTGTGAGGAACATCCAGACCGCACCCACGACGAGAACCGAGGTGGCGGACGACAGTCCGCCGGCCGGTCCGACGAGGGCCTGCCCCACCGGCAGAAGGCCGATGCTTCCCAGCCACTCGTACGAACTGACCCTGCTCATCGAGCCGATGGGGACATTCTGCTGCATTGCGGTCAGCGAAAAAACGTTGAACATGGAAAGACCGATGTTGCTGATGACCGCGCAAACCGCGATCACCGGTACAGGTGCGACAAGTG
This window encodes:
- the rsgA gene encoding ribosome small subunit-dependent GTPase A; its protein translation is MTEPEASHPLAAYGWNAGVEADFAPYAAKGLSPGRVVRVERGLCEVVTPAADGRSTVLLGSDPNPVAPRDPMWAVCAGDWVALDRDTEPPAIRALLPRRTAFVRSTSTKRSEGQVLAANVDHAVIAVSLAVELELERIERFLALAWECGAQPMVVMTKSDLVDDEQTLDHLASDIRGAAPNVPVLAVSARTGHGLDTLRSHVSHGTSVLLGQSGAGKSTLANVLVGEEIQEVRAARDSDGKGRHTTTRRDLLLLSGGGTLIDTPGLRGVGLWDAADGLAMLFSEIEELAASCRFHDCSHTSEPRCAVLAAVEEGEISRRRLESFRKLTAENEWIGERIDARQREQVRRDWKRGS
- a CDS encoding ABC transporter permease, which translates into the protein MGRYIARRLGQMVLVLIGTTVVLFLCLFVLPGDPASSLAGGENAHDPVVVAELKERFGLGEPLYQQYFHYLVNLLSGDLGEDYVQRREVSEILAPKLLNTAQLALAAIVVNAVVGGTVGMIAALRRNSIWDVSATFVSTLAIGFPTFVIGFLLQKFFVVELGWFPLLSTGDLRSLVLPAVSLAIVDAALVARLMRGTMVEVMRADYIKTAVAKGLPPRVVLVRHVLRNSVIPVVTYLGISLGLLMGGALITEAIFNWDGVGLALVDAVRQQNNPIILGVVTYGVAVFVVLSMLVDLLCAALDPRIRES
- a CDS encoding ABC transporter permease is translated as MSELIKSPVELPDVPSPARPRTAGGTAEQAGEETTAGPATSYWKVVCSTYLHNKLAVLGLVIVTVLALTAAFGPFLTPHDAYAQDLNNTMAGPSAEHWFGTDGLGRDLFARLVVGTRLALLIGLASIALTCGVGVLLGALAGYAGRWIDSVIMRTADVFLAFPLLVGAITIILVTGQGVWPVIVALALFSWATVARLLRSSILTVREADYVAAARALGAGHTRIVLRHILPNSISPVLIYAAFNTGTAIVGVASLSFLGIGVAPGVPEWGNILAEGRQFIGVSDHLWVFPSLAIILTVLGFVFVGDGLRDALDPKLR
- a CDS encoding ABC transporter ATP-binding protein, whose amino-acid sequence is MKTIFEKAPAPSPRGTDERGLPLLEVRDLHVEFTTRDGVTKAVNGVNYSVGAGETLAVLGESGSGKSVTAQAIMGILDMPPGKIPQGEILYRGQDMLKMSGEERRKIRGRKIAMIFQDALSALNPVLTVGFQLGEMFRVHQGLSKREARHKAVELMDRVRIPAAEERVGDYPHQFSGGMRQRVMIAMALALEPDLIIADEPTTALDVTVQAQVMDLLAELQREYDMGLILITHDLGVVADVADKIAVMYAGRIVETAPVHELYRSPAHPYTRGLLDSIPRLDQKGRELYAIKGLPPNLTRVPSGCAFHPRCPRAQDICRADVPVLLPVTERDGVAPAGRASACHFPEETIHG
- a CDS encoding PIN domain-containing protein, whose product is MARRRLSHEGTLVLDSEGLSKLLADDEQVVALIAEARSRGMEVVISALAIIEAVHARTNKSRLNWVLSGLRVVPVGDEEARAASKLLTNAGLHGHKYAIDAAVAEAALRQHRPVVMLTSDIDDMAKLCGERVRLVAV
- a CDS encoding ABC transporter substrate-binding protein encodes the protein MAGVGALVLTMSACGGGETQRTAADGGTFRFGLTEPAAIDPGLASETTGLIVSEVLFSGLYRVNPKGELEPRLATSASTNDDCTQWKFTIKGGTKFTNGETVDAESLIRGWNRTVSPALASDVSYHLDGIKGYEKVRSGKAKRMSGLTAPDATSLRVDLSASDCEFDKKTAHTAFSPIPEAAAKSDKEFADLPIGNGPFKMAGKWDHNKKISLVRNDAYGLKKAKLGGIDITLVNSQSMFDLEYQGFQTGIFDYAHVPPGQLSKAEAQYKPAGKWMSQDVNGMNYLLPITDQGPLKSRDARLAISYAIDRQAITKGLYKGYQRPASSIVPPALPKSYQDGLCTSCLKQDAAKAKAHAKKAGLKPGDELSLVFNTGVGHDQWIQAAAKQIEDTLGLKVKVKGTTFTEGLEKEQSAEATGLFRYSWGADYPTPDNYLYPLLHSNSIAKDKSGKVMGDNRSRYHNPEFDELVERGRATKDEKKRIAVYKQAEKVAMDDMALIPTFQRSEYRLADKKKFAGLDVLSFGESPYFEGIELRK
- a CDS encoding ABC transporter ATP-binding protein, yielding MAETSAERGEPILQVRNLVKHFPLTQGILFKRQIGAVKAVDGVSFDLYQGETLGIVGESGCGKSTVARLLMTLERATAGEVFYKGQDITKLSGRALKAVRRNIQMVFQDPYTSLNPRMTVGDIIGEPFEIHPEVAPKGSRRQKVQDLLDVVGLNPEYINRYPHQFSGGQRQRIGIARGLALNPEIIICDEPVSALDVSVQAQVINLMAKLQDEFNLSYLFIAHDLSIVRHISDRVGVMYLGKMAEIGSDEQIYEHPTHPYTQALLSAVPVPDPESREGRERIILTGDVPSPANPPSGCRFRTRCWKAEDKCAKEIPLLAIPERFKGQDTPAAHESACHFAEERTVLVSQGSGRATTGGSSA
- a CDS encoding response regulator; the encoded protein is MPIDVLVCDQLPVVRNGISAILASEEGIRVIDSTDSGIHAMMIARTRRPHVIITSLDLVGISGLEMVKRLHEEKFSPAPQVVAFTMDDSDEVISAVLHAGVTGLLVKEVDRAELVSAVHSAAQGQMMLAPRVAERLVNWFRRQDSRPEGQLQPVAAALTPRERQVLSLIAKGLSTEQVAIDLAIGIATVRTHVYRLRNKLELKDRAQLVSFAYRSGVMQMSASAR